In Electrophorus electricus isolate fEleEle1 chromosome 1, fEleEle1.pri, whole genome shotgun sequence, a single window of DNA contains:
- the socs3a gene encoding suppressor of cytokine signaling 3a gives MVTHSKFDTAMSSCPLDANVRLAPHRFKTFSSKVQYQLVQLAVRKLQESGFYWASISGKEANAMLAPEPSGTFLIRDSSDNRHFFTLSVKTDSGTKNLRVQCDNRSFFLQTDPKSSQSVPRFDCVLKLVHHYMLSPRAPAGAGNARCAYYIYSGGEKIPLELLRPFSCTMSSLQHLCRKAVNSHLDISSAREQLPQNLSHFLQEYDAAI, from the coding sequence ATGGTAACACACAGCAAGTTTGACACCGCCATGAGCAGCTGCCCCTTGGATGCCAACGTGCGGCTGGCTCCTCACCGTTTCAAGACTTTCAGCTCCAAGGTGCAGTACCAACTGGTGCAGCTCGCTGTCCGGAAGCTACAGGAGAGCGGCTTCTACTGGGCCTCGATCAGTGGCAAAGAGGCCAATGCCATGCTGGCGCCGGAGCCCAGTGGGACCTTCCTGATCCGTGACAGCTCTGACAACCGCCACTTCTTCACGCTGAGTGTCAAGACCGACTCAGGAACCAAGAACCTGCGTGTGCAATGCGACAACAGGTCCTTCTTCCTCCAGACGGACCCTAAGAGCTCCCAGTCAGTGCCGCGCTTCGACTGCGTTCTGAAGCTCGTGCACCACTACATGTTGTCGCCAAGGGCGCCAGCGGGCGCCGGGAATGCCCGCTGTGCCTACTACATTTACTCGGGTGGCGAGAAGATCCCGCTGGAGCTGCTGCGACCGTTTTCCTGCACCATGTCCTCCCTGCAGCACCTGTGCAGGAAGGCCGTGAACAGCCACCTGGACATCTCCAGCGCCAGGGAGCAGCTGCCCCAGAACCTCAGCCACTTCCTCCAGGAGTACGACGCTGCCATTTAG